One window of Pseudacidobacterium ailaaui genomic DNA carries:
- a CDS encoding RelA/SpoT family protein, with amino-acid sequence MATAQSASVQPVPAPASHDPFAPQFQKLIATVRANRPNDDTEIIRKAWEFCLEHHKGQRRASGEPFVLHPLEVAVVLAEMKLDSTAIAAGLLHDAVEDTPVTTAEIASKFGEQVAHIVEGVTKIDKIQFANKEDRQAENVRKMLLAMVSDVRVVLIKLADRLHNMRTLEHLPPEKQQVIARETLDIYAPLAHRLGMGKVRGELEDLAFRYVDPYAYQQVHDAVEARRSEGEQFLAGVEALLQERLREHNIRARMEWRIKRLYSIHQKLVKQRITVDQVYDLLALRVITQSVQDCYAVFGLIHSIWRPVPGRIKDFIAMPRPNLYQSLHTTVMGEGGHQFEVQIRTEEMHRIAEEGIAAHWKYKDGSPISARDEQRLAWVRQLVEWQREMSDPNEFLSTLKIDLYPEEVYTFTPKGKVVVLPKDATPLDFAYAIHTEVGHTCVGAKVNGRMVPLRSRLRNGDIVEVVTQNGHTPSRDWLTFVKSSRARNKIKHWLNEHQRERAIEIGKKLLEREARKYKVSLAKFEEPDYERVARDYSMATPSDLLAAIGFGKYSARQVLNRLSPGSTSQQTPETETAVSASGTSETVRRVSRTSTDSLQVEGQNELLVYRARCCNPIRGEEIIGYVTRGKGVAVHARSCPNVQNLLYESDRRISVEWARTAEETQGRKTTYPVRLTVYCDDRAGMLKEMTAVISDDNTNIRSVDSKPGPNNDATVEFVVEAEDVRHLNRLVQGLKRVAGVRDVQRSQKL; translated from the coding sequence ATGGCAACTGCGCAGAGTGCGTCGGTCCAACCCGTTCCGGCCCCGGCTTCGCACGATCCTTTTGCGCCCCAGTTTCAGAAGCTGATTGCCACGGTCCGGGCCAATCGCCCCAACGACGATACTGAGATCATCCGCAAAGCGTGGGAGTTCTGCCTGGAACACCACAAAGGCCAGCGGCGGGCCTCCGGGGAGCCTTTTGTTTTACATCCACTTGAGGTTGCGGTGGTCCTGGCCGAGATGAAGCTGGATTCGACCGCCATTGCCGCCGGACTGCTGCACGATGCCGTAGAGGACACGCCCGTCACCACGGCGGAGATTGCGAGCAAATTTGGTGAGCAGGTGGCACATATCGTCGAGGGCGTCACCAAAATTGACAAGATCCAGTTTGCCAACAAGGAAGACCGTCAGGCCGAAAATGTACGCAAAATGCTGCTGGCCATGGTCAGCGATGTGCGTGTGGTGCTGATTAAACTTGCCGACCGCCTGCACAACATGCGTACCCTGGAGCACCTTCCCCCGGAAAAGCAACAGGTGATTGCGCGCGAGACGCTGGACATCTATGCGCCGCTGGCCCACCGCCTGGGCATGGGCAAGGTGCGCGGCGAGCTGGAAGATCTGGCTTTCCGATACGTGGACCCCTACGCCTACCAGCAGGTGCATGATGCAGTGGAAGCGCGCCGCAGCGAAGGCGAGCAGTTTCTTGCCGGCGTGGAGGCGCTGTTGCAGGAGAGGCTGCGGGAACACAACATCCGGGCGCGCATGGAGTGGCGCATCAAGCGCCTGTACAGCATTCATCAGAAGCTGGTCAAGCAGCGCATTACTGTGGACCAGGTATATGATCTGCTGGCCCTGCGCGTCATCACGCAAAGTGTGCAGGACTGTTATGCCGTCTTTGGCCTGATTCACAGCATCTGGCGGCCTGTGCCGGGGCGCATCAAGGACTTTATCGCCATGCCGCGGCCGAACCTGTACCAGTCCCTGCATACGACGGTGATGGGCGAAGGCGGGCACCAGTTCGAGGTGCAGATCCGCACCGAAGAGATGCACCGCATCGCTGAAGAAGGGATTGCCGCGCACTGGAAGTATAAGGACGGCTCGCCCATCAGCGCCCGGGACGAGCAACGTCTGGCCTGGGTAAGGCAGCTCGTTGAGTGGCAGCGCGAGATGAGCGACCCGAACGAGTTTCTTTCGACCCTCAAGATTGACCTGTATCCCGAAGAGGTCTACACCTTTACCCCCAAAGGTAAGGTTGTGGTGCTTCCCAAAGACGCCACGCCCCTGGACTTTGCCTATGCCATCCACACGGAAGTGGGCCATACCTGTGTCGGGGCCAAGGTGAATGGTCGCATGGTGCCGCTGCGCTCCCGTCTGCGCAATGGAGACATTGTCGAAGTTGTCACACAGAACGGACACACACCGAGCCGCGATTGGCTTACTTTTGTCAAAAGTTCGCGCGCCCGCAACAAGATCAAGCACTGGCTGAATGAACACCAGCGCGAGCGTGCGATTGAAATCGGTAAAAAACTGCTGGAGCGCGAAGCGCGCAAATACAAAGTCTCGCTGGCAAAATTTGAAGAGCCGGACTATGAGCGGGTGGCCCGAGACTACAGCATGGCCACTCCGAGTGACCTGCTGGCCGCCATTGGTTTTGGCAAATACTCCGCGCGGCAGGTGCTGAACCGGCTGTCGCCGGGGTCTACCTCGCAGCAGACGCCGGAAACGGAAACCGCCGTATCGGCCTCAGGGACTTCAGAAACGGTCAGGCGCGTATCGCGGACCAGCACAGATTCCCTCCAGGTGGAAGGACAGAATGAGCTTCTGGTCTATCGTGCGCGATGTTGCAACCCCATTCGCGGCGAGGAAATCATTGGCTACGTCACTCGTGGCAAGGGGGTGGCAGTCCACGCCAGGAGCTGCCCGAATGTGCAGAACCTGCTCTATGAATCTGACCGCCGGATCTCGGTCGAGTGGGCGCGCACGGCAGAGGAGACCCAGGGACGAAAGACAACGTATCCTGTGCGTCTGACGGTCTACTGTGACGACCGTGCCGGAATGCTGAAGGAGATGACGGCAGTCATTAGTGACGACAATACGAACATCCGCTCAGTGGACTCCAAGCCCGGCCCAAACAATGATGCCACCGTGGAATTTGTCGTCGAGGCCGAGGATGTACGCCATCTGAACCGTCTGGTGCAAGGGCTCAAGC
- a CDS encoding CPBP family intramembrane glutamic endopeptidase: protein MDAWTVMAAGLALVPLLGMGLWQNGMRRFVRQLPPLARLLFPAVFVLPYLLVTLPRHCFHIWWFLLYTELPVAVGLLLALAAHLDPEQKGHWLDATVLLSLGLAADLRWFEAAWPPRLVAMNKLLLLDAGLYGFHLVRCLHGTGLDLRWRLSDWKTGIREFCFYAPMAILMGLAIGFLHLHRQPERPWLLPLACIYTYLLIALPEEIFFRGWIQNLLERRTGRTTALMLTAALFGLSHFNKRAAHFNWRYVLLAALAGVFYGRAWRARRRIPASAITHALVDAVWGAFLQ, encoded by the coding sequence GTGGACGCATGGACGGTCATGGCTGCCGGGCTGGCGCTGGTCCCCCTTTTGGGCATGGGCCTCTGGCAAAATGGGATGCGACGCTTTGTCCGGCAGCTTCCTCCGCTGGCTCGTCTGCTGTTCCCGGCGGTGTTTGTCCTACCCTATCTGCTGGTCACCCTGCCGCGGCACTGCTTTCATATCTGGTGGTTCCTGCTCTATACAGAACTGCCCGTCGCCGTTGGGCTCCTTCTGGCACTTGCTGCGCATCTGGATCCCGAGCAGAAAGGGCACTGGCTGGATGCTACCGTGCTTCTCTCTCTGGGGCTGGCCGCCGACCTGCGCTGGTTTGAAGCCGCATGGCCGCCCCGGCTTGTCGCCATGAATAAGCTGCTCCTGCTGGATGCCGGCCTTTATGGCTTCCATCTTGTCCGTTGCCTGCATGGTACTGGTCTTGATCTGCGCTGGCGGCTTTCAGACTGGAAGACCGGTATCCGGGAATTTTGCTTCTACGCACCGATGGCCATCCTCATGGGGCTGGCCATCGGCTTCCTGCACCTGCATCGTCAACCAGAACGTCCCTGGCTACTCCCCCTCGCCTGCATCTACACCTACCTTCTGATTGCTCTCCCGGAAGAGATCTTCTTTCGCGGCTGGATCCAGAACCTGCTGGAGCGCAGGACCGGACGAACAACGGCGCTGATGCTGACGGCAGCACTATTCGGACTGTCCCACTTCAACAAACGCGCGGCTCACTTCAACTGGCGCTATGTCCTGCTGGCAGCACTGGCCGGTGTGTTTTATGGACGCGCCTGGCGGGCCAGACGCCGCATTCCAGCCTCAGCCATCACTCATGCTCTCGTCGATGCGGTGTGGGGAGCATTTTTACAGTGA
- a CDS encoding DUF2264 domain-containing protein encodes MRTVGFGAAMCGLLAAFFCALSVLSQSRTAPPDGSGAEDRADSIAVMQRIAGPVLTALSENRLKQTMPVEGPADRATYTHLEALGRLLAGMAPWLELGPDDTAEGKLRAHDIRLAVEGISHAVDPASPDAMNFDNGQQPLVDAAFLALALLRAPRQLWGNLSDGDKAHLITALKKTRTIHPYESNWLLFSATIEAALWEFTGECNQNAIEYAVHKHMEWYKGDGVYGDGAHFHWDYYNSYVIHPMLLAVLRICAEKQHPLGRLYPVELERAQRYAVIQERLIAPDATFPVMGRSSAYRFGAFQTLSEMALLHQLPAPLDPGAVRSALTAVVRRMIEAPGTFDAHGWLQIGAVGHQPELGEKYISTGSLYLCMVGLLHLGLPPTDPFWTAPARPWTQKRIWSGEDVPADHAMTDGPTAVP; translated from the coding sequence GTGAGAACAGTCGGCTTTGGTGCAGCCATGTGCGGGCTATTGGCTGCATTCTTTTGTGCGCTTTCGGTATTGTCCCAGAGCCGCACCGCACCGCCCGACGGATCAGGGGCCGAAGACCGCGCTGATTCGATAGCAGTGATGCAGCGCATTGCCGGGCCTGTGCTCACAGCCCTCAGCGAGAACAGGCTCAAGCAGACCATGCCAGTCGAAGGCCCGGCGGACCGCGCCACCTATACACATCTTGAGGCCCTGGGTCGTCTGCTGGCGGGAATGGCCCCATGGCTCGAACTGGGACCGGATGATACCGCCGAGGGGAAGTTGCGGGCGCATGACATCCGGCTCGCAGTCGAGGGAATTTCCCATGCCGTGGACCCTGCCTCACCTGACGCGATGAACTTTGACAACGGCCAGCAGCCTTTAGTGGACGCAGCCTTTCTTGCACTGGCCCTTCTGCGCGCGCCCAGGCAGTTGTGGGGGAACCTGAGCGATGGCGACAAGGCACATCTCATCACGGCACTCAAAAAGACGCGCACGATCCATCCTTATGAGAGCAACTGGCTGCTCTTTAGCGCAACGATCGAAGCGGCGCTCTGGGAATTCACCGGAGAGTGTAACCAGAACGCCATCGAATACGCCGTCCACAAGCATATGGAGTGGTATAAGGGCGATGGCGTGTATGGTGATGGCGCGCATTTCCATTGGGACTACTACAACAGCTATGTCATCCATCCCATGTTGCTCGCGGTATTGCGCATCTGTGCGGAAAAGCAGCACCCGCTGGGCAGGCTCTATCCGGTGGAGCTCGAACGGGCGCAGCGCTATGCGGTCATTCAGGAACGTTTGATTGCTCCCGATGCTACCTTTCCAGTGATGGGACGCTCCAGCGCTTATCGTTTCGGTGCATTCCAGACACTCTCAGAAATGGCTTTGCTCCACCAGCTCCCTGCCCCGCTGGATCCCGGAGCGGTGCGTTCGGCGCTGACCGCTGTGGTCCGCAGGATGATCGAAGCGCCGGGCACATTTGATGCGCACGGGTGGCTCCAGATCGGGGCGGTTGGCCACCAGCCGGAATTGGGCGAAAAATATATCTCTACGGGAAGCCTTTATCTGTGTATGGTGGGACTGCTCCATCTCGGCCTGCCTCCCACCGACCCCTTCTGGACGGCGCCAGCCCGCCCATGGACACAGAAGCGGATCTGGTCTGGAGAGGACGTGCCGGCGGACCATGCAATGACCGATGGGCCTACTGCAGTCCCTTAG
- a CDS encoding Maf family protein: protein MLVLASASPRRRELLAQAGFSFTVRPSAIPEEMQPGENPIAFAMRLAREKADAVFNDQAATETPEDPLLVLGADTVVISPSGEVLGKPLDAQDAARMLRALSGATHAVVTGVALVSRLGAEVASELTYVTMQTLSDKEIAAYIETGEPMDKAGAYGIQGRAAAWIPRIHGCYFNVVGLPLALVAAMLEGIRDRLRVETALLVRP, encoded by the coding sequence ATGCTTGTTCTTGCTTCTGCATCGCCGCGCCGCCGTGAACTGCTGGCGCAGGCCGGCTTTTCGTTTACCGTACGTCCCTCCGCCATACCGGAGGAAATGCAGCCCGGAGAAAACCCGATTGCTTTCGCCATGCGCCTGGCCCGCGAAAAGGCCGACGCTGTGTTTAACGATCAAGCTGCCACCGAGACCCCAGAGGACCCTCTGCTCGTGCTGGGTGCAGATACGGTCGTCATTTCACCGTCCGGGGAGGTCCTGGGCAAACCTCTTGATGCCCAGGATGCTGCCCGCATGTTGCGCGCGCTTTCCGGTGCAACCCATGCGGTCGTGACTGGCGTTGCCCTGGTTTCACGTCTGGGAGCAGAAGTCGCCTCCGAGCTGACGTATGTGACAATGCAGACGCTCTCAGACAAGGAAATTGCCGCCTATATCGAAACGGGAGAGCCGATGGACAAGGCCGGCGCTTATGGCATCCAGGGGCGGGCCGCAGCTTGGATTCCGCGCATCCATGGCTGCTATTTCAATGTGGTCGGTCTGCCCCTGGCGCTGGTCGCGGCCATGCTGGAGGGCATACGGGACCGCTTGCGTGTGGAGACGGCACTCCTGGTCCGTCCCTAA
- a CDS encoding EamA family transporter, whose protein sequence is MSLRKLLAYGAIYVLWGGSFLAIRILVAHVPPFFAAGSRMTLAGLVLVAYSHLRGAAQYPKYSIRNASALGFLMFTVMYAALFWGEVRVSSGIAAVISAMIPVWIFAGEVVLLRTQKVTVPSIAGILLGFAGVVVLAGGSRTASAGRASALAIAVMAGGTLCWAGGTLWSRRLALPKPPTASAGWQMATGGALLLLLSVAIGEMRHVPGAEVLLRVRILACMAYLVIAASILAYTAYVWLIEHEPASRVASYAYVNPVIALIAGALLADERLSALQLLGVLLVLAGVLVTLRARRPVPDTRTVSRKMMA, encoded by the coding sequence ATGTCTCTCCGCAAGCTGCTGGCCTATGGTGCAATTTATGTTCTCTGGGGCGGTTCCTTTCTGGCGATTCGCATCCTTGTCGCCCATGTGCCGCCGTTCTTCGCTGCCGGGTCCCGAATGACTCTGGCCGGGCTGGTGCTGGTGGCCTACAGCCATCTGCGAGGAGCAGCGCAATACCCGAAGTACTCCATCCGCAACGCCAGCGCACTCGGTTTCCTGATGTTCACCGTCATGTATGCGGCCCTGTTCTGGGGAGAAGTTCGGGTCTCCTCCGGAATTGCTGCTGTCATCTCGGCAATGATTCCGGTATGGATCTTTGCCGGAGAGGTGGTCCTTTTGCGCACGCAGAAGGTGACGGTGCCCTCGATTGCTGGCATTCTGCTGGGGTTTGCCGGAGTGGTTGTTCTGGCTGGCGGATCGCGCACGGCATCGGCGGGCCGCGCCTCTGCTCTGGCCATCGCTGTCATGGCCGGAGGGACGCTTTGCTGGGCAGGCGGCACGCTGTGGTCGCGCCGGCTTGCTCTGCCAAAACCACCGACCGCAAGTGCAGGATGGCAGATGGCTACCGGCGGGGCCTTGCTTCTGCTCCTCTCAGTCGCCATAGGAGAGATGCGCCATGTACCCGGAGCAGAGGTCCTTCTCCGCGTCAGGATACTGGCCTGCATGGCCTATCTGGTGATTGCCGCTTCTATTCTGGCGTATACCGCCTATGTGTGGCTGATTGAGCATGAACCGGCCTCCCGCGTGGCCAGCTATGCCTATGTCAATCCGGTGATTGCACTCATTGCTGGCGCTTTGCTGGCCGACGAACGCCTGTCAGCGCTTCAGCTTCTGGGTGTGCTGCTGGTGCTGGCAGGCGTCCTTGTCACGCTCAGAGCAAGGCGTCCTGTACCGGACACAAGGACAGTGTCGCGAAAAATGATGGCGTGA